A part of Paroedura picta isolate Pp20150507F chromosome 7, Ppicta_v3.0, whole genome shotgun sequence genomic DNA contains:
- the LOC143841611 gene encoding galactosylceramide sulfotransferase-like produces MSCFWLSFAIWKRRSWVVAFLFFLLLLLLRPLVRHESLTINPRAKPFHLRQQTTPTRSIAKQGRSGQASVGKGWTFNILFLKTHKTGSSTVQNILFRAAERHNLTVAFPRYSYQFAYPERFSRDFVEDLLPGPTAHFTLLCSHMRLDVGEVRAVLPPPAVFLTILRDPVQTFLSVFHYYQNIVPAFQPLANHSRPLLAFLEATGRYYNAQDASNGLARNPMTFDLGLNMTQEATQSGQWARELETLNQTFQLVMIAEYFDESLLLVRELLGLDMEELVYVRLNIRHKEEEPLAKELVKKIQAWNWLDVQLYRFFQSIFWHKVERYGYVRMKQELVTFRALLQETAGRCLVGEPVGPETVPDELRPWQPRSVTILGYRLRPNLTTDQYRGCFRMVLPELQYHAYLYYRQYRRDMRPLPTP; encoded by the exons ATGAGTTGCTTTTGGCTGTCCTTTGCCATCTGGAAGCGCCGCTCCTGGGTGGtggctttcctcttcttcctcttgctgCTGCTCCTCAGGCCCCTGGTCAGACA TGAAAGCCTGACGATCAACCCGAGGGCAAAGCCGTTCCACCTTCGTCAGCAGACCACCCCGACCCGCTCTATAGCGAAGCAGGGGAGGTCAGGACAAGCTAGTGTGGGGAAAGGGTGGACCTTCAACATTCTCTTTCTGAAAACCCACAAGACAGGGAGCAGCACCGTGCAGAACATATTGTTCCGTGCTGCCGAGCGGCACAACCTGACCGTGGCCTTTCCCCGCTATTCCTATCAGTTTGCTTATCCTGAACGCTTCTCCAGGGActttgtggaagatctcctgCCAGGGCCCACGGCCCATTTCACCTTGCTTTGCAGCCACATGAGACTGGACGTGGGGGAAGTGCGGGCTGTCTTGCCCCCTCCAGCCGTCTTCCTTACTATCCTGCGCGACCCAGTGCAGACTTTCCTGTCTGTCTTCCACTACTACCAGAACATTGTGCCTGCCTTCCAGCCACTGGCCAACCACTCCAGGCCACTTCTTGCGTTTCTCGAGGCCACCGGCCGGTACTATAATGCTCAAGATGCCAGCAATGGGCTGGCCAGGAACCCCATGACTTTTGACCTGGGCTTGAACATGACCCAGGAAGCCACGCAGAGCGGCCAGTGGGCAAGAGAGCTAGAAACGCTCAACCAGACCTTTCAGTTGGTGATGATTGCCGAATATTTTGATGAGTCTTTGCTTCTTGTGCGGGAATTGTTGGGGCTGGACATGGAAGAGCTGGTGTACGTTCGGCTCAATATCCGTCATAAGGAGGAAGAACCGTTGGCCAAGGAGCTGGTAAAGAAGATCCAGGCCTGGAACTGGCTTGACGTGCAGCTGTATCGATTTTTCCAGAGCATATTCTGGCACAAGGTGGAGCGCTATGGCTATGTACGCATGAAGCAGGAGCTGGTCACCTTCCGGGCCCTGCTGCAGGAAACTGCAGGGAGGTGTCTGGTGGGGGAGCCTGTTGGCCCAGAGACCGTGCCGGATGAGCTTCGGCCCTGGCAGCCAAGAAGTGTCACCATTCTGGGCTACAGGCTGAGGCCAAACCTCACCACGGACCAATACAGAGGCTGTTTCCGCATGGTCTTACCGGAGCTCCAGTATCATGCGTACCTCTACTACAGGCAATACAGAAGGGACAtgcgcccccttcccaccccatga